Proteins encoded in a region of the Solanum dulcamara chromosome 9, daSolDulc1.2, whole genome shotgun sequence genome:
- the LOC129903427 gene encoding uncharacterized protein LOC129903427: protein MKMALRMSVVVPIVTLLFLLYLLIYSSIFVRMMMRHGKTMDDFDRYLNENHLDLVFLKSLREKTEYNARTEFRNQSRFHLVSLASADEPLRKSNLKVNNGGTDMPESMSHSPVHLVSLASVSPTSPPTFPPPTPPFSTTAISSPPPPSLTQRQIQEQQLNNILEALIGAGDFVGWANLLSSADLSSLPLTATFFIPGNNAMLNHQTLGVQQNLDPLLIAYHIIPQRLSFSDLLQFKPNTRIPTLLPSKFIVVTNNSLSNFTIDGSQITHPDLYVNPAFTVHGVDKILEYSVHDAEPLLSPPVESPPMPDADVDAPTPTLKPKSVFPSYFPARGRGFIDGSDSNIPFSIEKFMVFLGVSIFLLQ from the exons ATGAAAATGGCTCTACGGATGTCTGTTGTTGTTCCCATCGTTACCCTTCTCTTCTTACTCTACCTTTTGATTTACTCAAGTATTTTTG TGAGAATGATGATGAGACATGGAAAAACCATGGACGACTTTGATCGCTATCTGAACGAGAACCATTTAGATCTTGTATTTCTCAAATCATTACGGGAGAAAACAGAGTACAATGCACGAACTGAATTTCGGAATCAAAGTCGATTTCATCTCGTCTCTTTGGCATCAGCTGATGAACCACTGAGAAAATCGAATTTGAAGGTCAACAATGGCGGAACTGATATGCCGGAATCTATGAGTCATAGTCCAGTTCATCTCGTCTCTTTAGCATCAGTTTCACCAACATCGCCGCCTACATTTCCACCACCAACGCCGCCGTTCTCAACCACGGCAATTTCATCACCTCCGCCGCCGTCGCTGACACAGCGCCAAATCCAAGAACAGCAACTGAACAACATCTTAGAGGCATTAATTGGAGCAGGGGATTTCGTGGGGTGGGCTAATTTGTTATCCTCAGCAGATCTATCATCTCTCCCACTGACCGCCACCTTCTTCATCCCTGGAAACAATGCcatgttaaatcatcaaacacTTGGTGTTCAACAAAACTTAGACCCGTTGTTAATCGCTTATCACATAATCCCACAACGCCTCTCTTTCTCCGATCTCCTACAATTCAAACCCAACACCCGAATCCCAACTCTCTTGCCTTCGAAATTCATCGTCGTCACCAATAATTCTTTATCCAATTTCACCATTGATGGGTCTCAAATTACACACCCAGATCTATACGTAAATCCTGCCTTCACAGTTCATGGTGTCGATAAGATTCTTGAATACTCAGTTCATGATGCTGAACCCCTGTTATCTCCTCCTGTTGAAAGTCCACCAATGCCTGATGCTGATGTTGATGCTCCTACTCCAACATTAAAGCCGAAATCAGTGTTTCCATCATATTTTCCTGCAAGAGGAAGAGGTTTTATTGATGGGTCTGATTCAAATATTCCATTTTCCATTGAAAAGTTTATGGTTTTTTTGGGTGTTAGTATCTTTTTGCTGCAGTGA
- the LOC129902504 gene encoding probable serine/threonine-protein kinase PBL7 isoform X1 has product MGCFPCSGDPSIKKRERKRIQANNQYKRDDQPNPKSDTVKTSEHKVVKKEETENANQSTTRMDGDCSSVSRDEETDGIKINGVNKARAFKFNELVAATENFKAAYFLGEGGFGKVYKGCLADTGQVVAIKQLNPDGCQGNREFIVEVLTLSMADHPNLVKLIGYCVEGHHRVLVYEYMPLGSLEDHLHDPWPDKKRLDWNTRMKIAAGAARGLEYLHDKMKPPVIYRDLKGSNILLGEGYHPKLSDFGLAKVGPLGDKTHVSTRVMGTYGYCAPDYAMTGQLTFKSDIYSFGVVLLEIITGRKAIDNTKSAAEQNLVAWARPLFKDRKKFHQMADPVLEGHYPVRGLYQALAIAAMCVQEQPNMRPLIADIVTALNYLASQKYDCEAQPPQGSRNNSSRKSRSIDDQKNPINVDGDDTSNSES; this is encoded by the exons ATGGGCTGTTTCCCTTGTTCTGGTGATCCATCGATCAAGAAacgagaaagaaaaagaatccAAGCCAATAATCAATACAAAAGGGATGATCAACCAAACCCCAAATCag ATACAGTAAAGACGAGTGAACATAAAGTTGTGAAGAAAGAAGAGACTGAAAATGCAAACCAATCTACAACTAGGATGGATGGCGATTGTAGTAGCGTTTCCAGAGATGAGGAAACTGATGGAATTAAAATTAATGGAGTGAATAAAGCGCGGGCGTTTAAATTTAATGAACTGGTAGCCGCGACAGAAAATTTCAAAGCAGCGTACTTCTTGGGTGAAGGAGGCTTTGGCAAAGTATACAAAGGTTGTTTGGCAGATACTGGTCAG GTTGTAGCCATCAAACAACTGAACCCCGATGGATGTCAGGGCAACAGGGAATTCATTGTGGAAGTACTCACTCTAAGTATGGCTGACCATCCCAATCTTGTCAAATTAATTGGTTATTGTGTCGAGGGACATCATAGGGTGTTGGTCTATGAGTACATGCCGCTTGGTTCGTTAGAAGACCATTTACATG ACCCTTGGCCAGATAAAAAACGCCTTGATTGGAACACCAGAATGAAGATAGCTGCAGGTGCTGCAAGGGGCCTGGAGTATTTGCATGACAAAATGAAACCGCCTGTTATTTATCGTGACTTGAAGGGATCCAATATTCTTCTTGGAGAGGGGTACCATCCAAAGTTATCTGATTTCGGCTTGGCTAAAGTGGGTCCTCTTGGAGACAAGACCCATGTCTCTACCAGAGTGATGGGCACATATGGATACTGTGCACCAGATTATGCTATGACTGGCCAACTGACATTCAAATCAGATATATACAGCTTTGGAGTTGTTCTCTTGGAGATTATCACGGGCAGGAAAGCGATTGACAATACAAAATCTGCTGCGGAGCAAAACCTTGTTGCTTGG GCACGGCCACTGTTTAAAGACCGGAAGAAATTCCATCAGATGGCAGATCCAGTACTAGAAGGTCATTATCCTGTGAGGGGTTTATACCAAGCTCTTGCAATTGCTGCAATGTGTGTCCAGGAGCAACCTAATATGCGGCCTCTCATCGCTGATATTGTCACTGCTCTCAACTACCTTGCCTCCCAAAAGTATGACTGCGAAGCCCAGCCTCCCCAAGGATCGCGTAATAATTCTTCTAGAAAATCAAGATCAATAGATGATCAAAAGAACCCCATTAATGTTGACGGTGATGACACATCGAATTCAGAGAGCTAA
- the LOC129902504 gene encoding probable serine/threonine-protein kinase PBL5 isoform X2, with protein MGCFPCSGDPSIKKRERKRIQANNQYKRDDQPNPKSDTVKTSEHKVVKKEETENANQSTTRMDGDCSSVSRDEETDGIKINGVNKARAFKFNELVAATENFKAAYFLGEGGFGKVYKGCLADTGQVVAIKQLNPDGCQGNREFIVEVLTLSMADHPNLVKLIGYCVEGHHRVLVYEYMPLGSLEDHLHDPWPDKKRLDWNTRMKIAAGAARGLEYLHDKMKPPVIYRDLKGSNILLGEGYHPKLSDFGLAKVGPLGDKTHVSTRVMGTYGYCAPDYAMTGQLTFKSDIYSFGVVLLEIITGRKAIDNTKSAAEQNLVAWTRQGLSTPASCLLVCGLCKRS; from the exons ATGGGCTGTTTCCCTTGTTCTGGTGATCCATCGATCAAGAAacgagaaagaaaaagaatccAAGCCAATAATCAATACAAAAGGGATGATCAACCAAACCCCAAATCag ATACAGTAAAGACGAGTGAACATAAAGTTGTGAAGAAAGAAGAGACTGAAAATGCAAACCAATCTACAACTAGGATGGATGGCGATTGTAGTAGCGTTTCCAGAGATGAGGAAACTGATGGAATTAAAATTAATGGAGTGAATAAAGCGCGGGCGTTTAAATTTAATGAACTGGTAGCCGCGACAGAAAATTTCAAAGCAGCGTACTTCTTGGGTGAAGGAGGCTTTGGCAAAGTATACAAAGGTTGTTTGGCAGATACTGGTCAG GTTGTAGCCATCAAACAACTGAACCCCGATGGATGTCAGGGCAACAGGGAATTCATTGTGGAAGTACTCACTCTAAGTATGGCTGACCATCCCAATCTTGTCAAATTAATTGGTTATTGTGTCGAGGGACATCATAGGGTGTTGGTCTATGAGTACATGCCGCTTGGTTCGTTAGAAGACCATTTACATG ACCCTTGGCCAGATAAAAAACGCCTTGATTGGAACACCAGAATGAAGATAGCTGCAGGTGCTGCAAGGGGCCTGGAGTATTTGCATGACAAAATGAAACCGCCTGTTATTTATCGTGACTTGAAGGGATCCAATATTCTTCTTGGAGAGGGGTACCATCCAAAGTTATCTGATTTCGGCTTGGCTAAAGTGGGTCCTCTTGGAGACAAGACCCATGTCTCTACCAGAGTGATGGGCACATATGGATACTGTGCACCAGATTATGCTATGACTGGCCAACTGACATTCAAATCAGATATATACAGCTTTGGAGTTGTTCTCTTGGAGATTATCACGGGCAGGAAAGCGATTGACAATACAAAATCTGCTGCGGAGCAAAACCTTGTTGCTTGG aCAAGACAGGGTTTGTCCACTCCTGCTTCCTGTTTGCTTGTCTGCGGTTTATGTAAACGAAGTTGA